In Syngnathus scovelli strain Florida chromosome 10, RoL_Ssco_1.2, whole genome shotgun sequence, the following are encoded in one genomic region:
- the LOC125968200 gene encoding BMP/retinoic acid-inducible neural-specific protein 3: MARWPIFSLGLLCWLCLGSARAAATGPLPNDKPGGPLDWLLSDKGPFHHSPEYIDFVEKNRQGFSTRYKIYREFGRWKVNNLASERRDVSQSPLPLTSEFIRNIRLLGRRPSVQTITDNLIKKYGTHFLLSATLGGEEALTIFVDKRKLSKKAEVSDYSSNSSSVTLEALHQLAASYFIDRESTLRKLHHIQIASTAIKVTETRTGPLGCSNYDNLDSVSSVLVQSPENKVQLQGLQTVLPDYLREDFVQAALSYIACNGEGRFVCKDNDCWCSCDAKFPQCNCPYTDIQAMEESLERITQTWAQLYKDFEESDEFKGFHARLPQKHFLNISSIQHLWSLDTVFHGRYELLENSMRVIAKRAERVIFKLFSLSKRCHRQPQVRLPSERSQAYWLSHFQSLLYCSENNQLGAFSEELHSCSCRYEHVPCQLPPPCAVGEGSACAECAPDNHTRCGGCNQGFALLQGLCKPMVADSTENYLGFETDLQDLELGYLLQRSDRRLEVHAIFISNDMRLNSWFDPSWRKRMLLTLKSNKYKSNMVHMLLGISLQVCLTKNSTLEPALTLYINPFGGSHSESWYIPVNENGFPDWQATKLDLPFDCYNWTLTLGNKWKTFFETIHVYLRSRITAPNGANDSVYYEPLEVTDPGRNLGYMKINSIQVFGYSMHFDPEAIRDLILQLDYPYTQGSQDTAMLQLLEIRDRVNRLSPQGQPRLDLFACLLRHRLKLTPSEVARIHASLQDFDSRLPNSVEYESIKLCS, translated from the exons ATGGCTCGATGGCCCATCTTCAGCCTCGGCCTCCTCTGCTGGCTTTGTTTAGGCTCCGCGCGAGCGGCGGCAACAGGTCCGCTGCCAAACGACAAGCCCGGCGGCCCCTTAGACTGGCTGCTGTCTGACAAGGGGCCCTTCCACCACTCCCCAGAGTACATCGACTTTGTGGAGAAGAACAGACAAGGCTTCTCCACCAGATACAAGATATACAG ggaGTTTGGGAGATGGAAGGTGAACAATTTGGCATCGGAAAGAAGAGATGTCTCACAGTCTCCGTTACCTTTGACATCTGAGTTCATCAGGAATATTCGACTCCTTGGCCGCAGGCCCAGCGTACAGACCATCACAGATAACCTGATCAAGAAATACGGGACCCACTTCCTGCTGTCCGCCACACTTGGAG GAGAAGAAGCCTTAACAATATTTGTCGACAAGCGAAAACTCAGCAAGAAGGCCGAAGTGAGCGATTACTCGAGTAATTCGTCCAGCGTGACTCTGGAAGCGCTGCACCAGCTGGCCGCCTCCTACTTCATCGACAGGGAAAGCACTCTGCGCAAGCTGCACCACATCCAGATCGCCTCTACCGCCATCAAG GTGACGGAAACTCGCACTGGTCCCCTTGGATGCAGTAACTATGACAACCTTGACTCTGTTAGCTCAGTGCTGGTTCAGAGCCCTGAAAACAAGGTCCAGCTGCAAG GTTTGCAGACAGTTCTACCTGACTACTTGAGGGAAGATTTTGTGCAAGCTGCTCTCAGCTACATCGCCTGCAACGGGGAAGGCCGCTTTGTCTGCAAGGACAACGACTGCTGGTGTAGCTGTGATGCCaagttcccacaatgcaactgtCCCTACACCGACATCCAAGCCATGGAAGAGAGTCTGGAGAGAATCACCCAGACGTGGGCGCAGCTTTACAAAGATTTTGAAGAATCAG ATGAATTCAAAGGCTTCCACGCAAGGCTGCCTCAAAAGCATTTCCTGAACATCTCCTCCATACAACACTTGTGGTCACTCGACACCGTGTTCCACGGCCGATATGAGCTGTTGGAGAACAGCATGCGCGTCATTGCCAAGCGTGCAGAGAGAGTCATCTTTAAGCTCTTCAGTTTGAGTAAAAGATGTCACCGACAGCCGCAAGTTCGATTGCCAAGCGAGAG GTCTCAGGCCTACTGGCTGAGTCATTTCCAGTCTCTCTTGTATTGTTCCGAGAACAACCAGCTCGGCGCCTTCTCCGAGGAGCTCCACAGCTGCAGCTGTCGATATGAACACGTCCCCTGTCAGCTCCCCCCGCCCTGTGCCGTCGGCGAAGGCTCCGCTTGTGCCGAGTGCGCGCCAGACAACCACACCCGCTGCGGGGGCTGCAACCAAGGCTTTGCCCTCCTACAGGGGCTTTGTAAGCCCATGGTGGCAGATTCCACAGAAAACTACTTGGGCTTCGAGACGGACCTCCAAGATTTGGAATTGGGCTACCTTCTGCAGAGATCAGATCGTAGGCTCGAG gTTCACGCAATTTTCATCAGCAACGACATGCGTCTCAATAGCTGGTTTGACCCGTCCTGGAGAAAGCGTATGCTGCTGACTCTgaaaagtaacaagtataaatcCAACATGGTGCACATGCTGCTGGGAATCTCCCTTCAGGTTTGCCTTACCAAGAACAGCACACTGGAGCCCGCGCTCACCCTCTACATTAACCCCTTTGGAGGGAGCCATTCCGAGAGCTGGTACATTCCCGTCAACGAGAACGGTTTTCCTGACTGGCAGGCCACAAAGTTGGACCTGCCCTTTGACTGTTACAATTGGACTCTGACCCTCGGGAACAAGTGGAAGACGTTCTTCGAAACCATCCACGTGTACCTGCGGAGCCGGATAACCGCACCAAACGGAGCCAATGACAGCGTTTACTACGAACCGTTGGAGGTGACGGATCCTGGACGCAATCTGGGCTACATGAAAATCAACAGCATCCAGGTCTTTGGTTACAGTATGCATTTTGACCCGGAGGCTATCCGTGACTTGATTCTGCAACTGGACTATCCATACACGCAAGGTTCCCAGGACACGGCCATGCTACAGCTCTTGGAAATACGTGACCGGGTCAACCGGTTGTCACCACAGGGTCAACCCAGATTGGACCTGTTTGCCTGTCTCCTCCGACACCGACTGAAACTGACTCCCAGCGAGGTAGCTCGCATTCACGCCTCCTTGCAAGACTTTGACTCCCGTCTGCCCAATTCCGTGGAGTACGAAAGCATCAAGCTTTGCAGTTAA